From Pan troglodytes isolate AG18354 chromosome 9, NHGRI_mPanTro3-v2.0_pri, whole genome shotgun sequence, the proteins below share one genomic window:
- the LIPT2 gene encoding octanoyl-[acyl-carrier-protein]:protein N-octanoyltransferase LIPT2, mitochondrial isoform X1 — protein MRQPAVRLVCLGRVPYAELLGLQDRWLRRLQAEPGIEAPSGTEAGALLLCEPAGPVYTAGLRGGLTPEETARLRALGAEVRVTGRGGLATFHGPGQLLCHPVLDLRRLGLRLRMHVASLEACAVRLCELQGLQDARARPPPYTGVWLDDRKICAIGVRCGRHITSHGLALNCSTDLTWFEHIVPCGLVGTGVTSLSKELQRHVTVEEVMPPFLVAFKEIYKCTLISEDSPN, from the exons ATGCGGCAACCCGCCGTTCGGCTGGTGTGCCTGGGTCGGGTGCCGTACGCCGAGCTACTGGGGCTGCAGGACCGCTGGCTGCGGCGGCTGCAGGCCGAGCCAGGCATTGAGGCCCCGTCGGGGACTGAGGCGGGCGCGCTCCTGCTCTGCGAGCCCGCGGGGCCCGTGTATACGGCCGGGCTGCGCGGCGGCCTGACGCCCGAGGAAACTGCGCGGCTACGGGCCTTGGGCGCCGAGGTGCGCGTCACAGGCCGCGGTGGCCTGGCCACCTTCCACGGCCCGGGCCAGCTGCTTTGCCACCCGGTACTCGACCTGCGGCGTCTCGGCCTGCGCTTGCGCATGCACGTAGCGTCGCTGGAGGCGTGCGCCGTGCGCCTGTGCGAGCTCCAGGGCCTGCAGGACGCCCGCGCGCGGCCCCCGCCCTACACCGGCGTCTGGCTAGACGATCGCAAGATCTGCGCGATCG GAGTCCGCTGTGGAAGGCACATCACATCCCACGGCCTGGCTCTCAACTGCTCTACCGACCTCACGTGGTTTGAGCACATCGTGCCCTGTGGACTGGTTGGGACAGGCGTCACTTCCTTGAGTAAGGAGCTCCAGAGGCACGTCACCGTGGAAGAAGTAATGCCACCTTTCCTTGTGGCCTTTAAGGAGATCTACAAGTGCACACTGATCTCAGAGGACAGCCCCAACTGA
- the LIPT2 gene encoding octanoyl-[acyl-carrier-protein]:protein N-octanoyltransferase LIPT2, mitochondrial isoform X2 translates to MRQPAVRLVCLGRVPYAELLGLQDRWLRRLQAEPGIEAPSGTEAGALLLCEPAGPVYTAGLRGGLTPEETARLRALGAEVRVTGRGGLATFHGPGQLLCHPVLDLRRLGLRLRMHVASLEACAVRLCELQGLQDARARPPPYTGVWLDDRKICAIGERRGAGRYLRAEESAVEGTSHPTAWLSTALPTSRGLSTSCPVDWLGQASLP, encoded by the exons ATGCGGCAACCCGCCGTTCGGCTGGTGTGCCTGGGTCGGGTGCCGTACGCCGAGCTACTGGGGCTGCAGGACCGCTGGCTGCGGCGGCTGCAGGCCGAGCCAGGCATTGAGGCCCCGTCGGGGACTGAGGCGGGCGCGCTCCTGCTCTGCGAGCCCGCGGGGCCCGTGTATACGGCCGGGCTGCGCGGCGGCCTGACGCCCGAGGAAACTGCGCGGCTACGGGCCTTGGGCGCCGAGGTGCGCGTCACAGGCCGCGGTGGCCTGGCCACCTTCCACGGCCCGGGCCAGCTGCTTTGCCACCCGGTACTCGACCTGCGGCGTCTCGGCCTGCGCTTGCGCATGCACGTAGCGTCGCTGGAGGCGTGCGCCGTGCGCCTGTGCGAGCTCCAGGGCCTGCAGGACGCCCGCGCGCGGCCCCCGCCCTACACCGGCGTCTGGCTAGACGATCGCAAGATCTGCGCGATCGGTGAGCGCCGCGGCGCAGGGCGGTACCTGAGAGCCGAG GAGTCCGCTGTGGAAGGCACATCACATCCCACGGCCTGGCTCTCAACTGCTCTACCGACCTCACGTGGTTTGAGCACATCGTGCCCTGTGGACTGGTTGGGACAGGCGTCACTTCCTTGA
- the LIPT2-AS1 gene encoding tigger transposable element-derived protein 2, whose product MRAGWTRQQQVSHNAPHGAKTCVLYSLHFFAYSLLCGINILLKMSKRPKDTPVNISDKKKRKHLCLSIAQKVKLLEKLDSGVSVKHLTEEYGVGMTTIYDLKKQKDKLLKFYAESDEQILMKNRKTLHKAKNEDLDRVLKEWIRQRRSEHMPLNGMLIMKQAKIYHNELKIEGNCEYSTGWLQKFKKRHGIKFLKTCGNKASAGHEATEKFTGKFSNDDEQDGNFEGFNMSSEKKIMSDLLTYTKNIHPETVSKLEEEDIKDVVNSNNEAPVVHSLSNGEVTKMVLNQDDHDDNDNEDDVNTAEKVPIDDMVKMCDGLIKGLEQHAFITEQEIMSVYKIKERLLRQKASLMRQMTLKETFKKAIQRNASSSLQDPLLGPSTASDASSHLKIK is encoded by the coding sequence ATGCGTGCAGGCTGGACACGCCAACAACAGGTTTCCCACAATGCCCCACATGGGGCCAAGACCTGTGTGCTTTACTCACTGCATTTTTTTGCTTATTCTCTGCTGTGTGGTATAAATATATTgttgaaaatgtcaaaaagacCTAAAGATACCCCTGTGAATATCAGtgataagaaaaagaggaagcattTATGTTTATCTATAGCACAGAAAGTCAAGTTGTTGGAGAAACTGGACAGTGGTGTAAGTGTGAAACATCTTACAGAAGAGTATGGTGTTGGAATGACCACCATATATGacctgaagaaacagaaggatAAACTGTTGAAGTTTTATGCTGAAAGTGATGAGCAGAtattaatgaaaaatagaaaaacacttcATAAAGCTAAAAATGAAGATCTTGATCGTGTATTGAAAGAGTGGATCCGTCAGCGTCGCAGTGAACACATGCCACTTAATGGTATGCTGATCATGAAACAAGCAAAGATATATCACAATGAACTAAAAATTGAGGGGAACTGTGAATATTCAACAGGCTGGttgcagaaatttaagaaaagacatggcattaaatttttaaagacttgtgGCAATAAAGCATCTGCTGGTCATGAAGCAACAGAGAAGTTTACTGGCAAGTTCAGTAATGATGATGAACAAGATGGTAACTTTGAAGGATTCAATAtgtcaagtgagaaaaaaataatgtctgaCCTCCttacatatacaaaaaatatacatcCAGAGACTGTCAGTAAGCTGGAAGAAGAGGATATCAAAGATGTTGTTAACAGTAATAATGAGGCTCCAGTTGTTCATTCATTGTCCAATGGTGAAGTAACAAAAATGGTTCTGAATCAAGATGatcatgatgataatgataatgaagaTGATGTTAACACTGCAGAAAAAGTGCCTATAGACGACATGGTAAAAATGTGTGATGGGCTTATTAAAGGACTAGAGCAGCATGCATTCATAACAGAGCAAGAAATCATGTcagtttataaaatcaaagagagaCTTCTAAGACAAAAAGCATCATTAATGAGGCAGATGactctgaaagaaacatttaaaaaagccaTCCAGAGGAATGCTTCTTCCTCTCTACAGGACCCACTTCTTGGTCCCTCAACTGCTTCTGATGCTTCTTctcacctaaaaataaaataa